Proteins from a single region of Chloroherpeton thalassium ATCC 35110:
- a CDS encoding arginine repressor → MTKQERQLKIKELISGQTVSSQYELLSELKSVGIEITQATLSRDCAELGIVRMYSGDSYKLSIPASGEKNVIKNLIGVEILSIQANEIFVIIKTLPGRASGVASFIDSFENPMIIGTLAGDDTVMVIPKTIKETKKVHQFIRNSISDN, encoded by the coding sequence ATGACTAAGCAAGAAAGGCAGTTGAAAATTAAGGAGCTAATCTCTGGCCAAACCGTTAGCAGCCAATACGAATTGCTGAGCGAACTGAAATCGGTCGGCATCGAGATTACTCAAGCAACGCTTTCAAGAGATTGCGCCGAATTAGGCATTGTTCGCATGTATTCGGGAGACAGCTATAAACTGAGCATCCCGGCGAGCGGAGAAAAAAACGTGATTAAAAATTTGATCGGCGTTGAAATTCTCAGTATTCAGGCCAACGAAATCTTTGTGATTATCAAAACGCTGCCCGGGCGTGCGTCCGGTGTGGCGTCGTTTATCGACAGTTTTGAAAATCCGATGATTATCGGTACGCTTGCCGGTGACGACACGGTTATGGTGATTCCGAAAACGATCAAGGAAACGAAGAAAGTCCATCAATTTATAAGAAATTCTATTTCTGATAATTAG
- a CDS encoding argininosuccinate synthase, which produces MKKEKIALAYSGGLDTSVMIKWLAEKYDAEIVAVTGNLGQQKEIENLEEKALKTGASNFYFLDLRKEFVNHYIWPALKANALYEGIYPLATALGRPLLAKTLVEVALQEGCTAVAHGCTGKGNDQVRFEVTFGTLAPELKVLAPLREWEFKSREEEIAYAQQHSIPVKATKDNPYSIDENLWGTSIECGVLENPMNEPPEDAYTRTVSPEKAPDTPYVFDIEFQQGVPIGLNNERLDGVDIIERLNQVGSEHGVGRIDLVENRLVGIKSREIYEAPAATILHFAHRELERLTLEKTVFQYKQNISNEYANLIYNGVWFSPLRSALDAFINETQKPVTGMVRLKIYKGNVILLGRQSPYSLYNEHLATYTSDDTFNHQAAEGFIHIYGLGLKTFSQTLEKKVPKKRSISVKSVEAKKVTFNV; this is translated from the coding sequence ATTAAAAAGGAAAAAATCGCCCTTGCTTATTCCGGTGGCTTAGACACTTCGGTGATGATCAAATGGTTGGCGGAAAAATACGACGCCGAAATCGTTGCCGTAACCGGAAATCTCGGCCAGCAAAAAGAAATTGAAAACTTGGAAGAAAAGGCGCTAAAAACTGGCGCAAGCAATTTCTATTTTCTGGATTTGCGCAAGGAATTTGTCAATCACTATATTTGGCCGGCATTAAAAGCCAACGCGCTTTACGAAGGCATTTATCCGCTCGCCACTGCGCTCGGTCGCCCGCTTTTGGCCAAAACCTTGGTGGAGGTGGCGTTGCAGGAAGGCTGCACCGCCGTCGCGCACGGATGCACTGGCAAAGGAAACGACCAAGTTCGCTTCGAAGTCACCTTCGGCACGCTCGCGCCCGAATTGAAAGTGCTTGCACCGCTTCGCGAATGGGAGTTCAAATCGCGCGAAGAAGAAATCGCTTACGCGCAGCAACATAGCATTCCGGTTAAAGCAACCAAGGACAATCCGTATTCCATCGATGAAAATCTTTGGGGAACCAGCATCGAATGCGGCGTTTTGGAAAATCCAATGAACGAGCCGCCGGAAGATGCCTATACAAGAACGGTCTCGCCGGAAAAAGCACCAGATACACCTTATGTGTTTGATATTGAATTTCAACAGGGTGTGCCCATTGGATTGAACAACGAACGCCTCGACGGCGTTGATATCATCGAACGCTTAAATCAAGTTGGCAGCGAGCATGGCGTTGGCCGAATTGATTTGGTGGAAAACCGCTTGGTAGGCATTAAATCGCGCGAAATTTACGAAGCACCTGCCGCTACGATTTTGCATTTCGCACATCGCGAGCTCGAGCGCTTGACCTTGGAAAAAACGGTCTTCCAATACAAGCAAAATATTTCCAATGAATACGCCAACTTGATTTACAATGGCGTTTGGTTCTCACCGCTTCGCTCCGCGCTCGATGCGTTCATCAACGAAACGCAAAAGCCAGTAACAGGCATGGTTCGTCTGAAGATCTATAAAGGCAATGTGATTTTGCTTGGCCGCCAGTCGCCATATTCACTCTACAACGAGCACCTTGCCACTTATACTTCCGACGATACGTTCAATCATCAAGCTGCCGAAGGATTCATCCACATCTATGGGTTGGGATTGAAAACCTTCAGCCAAACACTTGAGAAAAAAGTGCCGAAAAAACGTTCTATTTCGGTTAAAAGCGTTGAAGCCAAAAAAGTTACTTTCAACGTTTAA
- the lpxD gene encoding UDP-3-O-(3-hydroxymyristoyl)glucosamine N-acyltransferase, translating to MTLTEIKAYLEQFFQDIEILGEVSVQIERVGKIEGAKKGDLTFVSNPKYEKFVSATQASVVLVPKKLELNFELNDRAFIKVDDPYIAFVFLLEKMSPPREMIPLGVHSTAVISESVVMGENVSIGANVYIGNNCEVGDGTVIGPGTVILDGVKVGKNCKLYPNVTIYDGCRLGDRIIIHSGTSIGADGFGFAPKPDGSYRKIPQIGIVVIEDEVELGANLCIDRATLGETVVRRGAKIDNLVQVAHNCVIGSNTVIASQAGVSGSTKIGNNCMVAGQVGFVGHIEIADGVNVGAKAGVSKSFLEKGQTIRGAPAQAIREQMKQEALLRKLPEMMQRIQALEAELKALKS from the coding sequence ATGACTTTAACTGAAATAAAAGCGTACCTCGAGCAATTTTTTCAAGATATTGAAATTCTTGGTGAGGTGTCCGTCCAAATTGAGCGTGTCGGCAAAATTGAGGGTGCAAAAAAAGGAGACTTGACATTTGTATCAAATCCAAAATATGAAAAATTTGTTTCCGCAACCCAAGCTTCCGTTGTGCTGGTCCCAAAGAAATTAGAACTGAATTTTGAATTAAATGATAGAGCGTTTATAAAAGTAGATGACCCATATATTGCGTTTGTTTTTTTGCTTGAAAAAATGTCGCCACCGAGGGAAATGATTCCATTGGGAGTTCATTCTACAGCCGTGATTTCGGAATCGGTGGTGATGGGTGAAAATGTTAGTATTGGCGCAAATGTATATATCGGAAATAACTGTGAGGTTGGCGACGGCACGGTCATCGGGCCTGGGACTGTGATCTTAGATGGGGTGAAAGTCGGAAAAAACTGTAAGCTGTATCCAAACGTCACCATTTATGATGGCTGTCGGTTAGGAGATCGAATTATTATTCATTCTGGCACGAGCATTGGGGCTGATGGATTTGGCTTTGCGCCTAAACCGGACGGGAGTTATAGAAAAATTCCGCAAATCGGCATTGTGGTGATCGAAGATGAGGTGGAACTGGGTGCGAACCTTTGCATTGATAGAGCAACACTTGGTGAAACTGTTGTGCGGCGCGGAGCGAAAATTGATAACTTGGTTCAGGTGGCGCATAATTGTGTTATCGGATCAAATACGGTGATTGCTTCGCAGGCAGGCGTTTCGGGCAGCACGAAAATCGGAAATAACTGTATGGTTGCCGGTCAGGTTGGATTTGTCGGACACATCGAAATCGCAGATGGCGTCAACGTTGGTGCCAAAGCCGGTGTTTCCAAATCATTTCTTGAGAAAGGGCAGACCATTCGTGGAGCTCCAGCGCAAGCCATTAGAGAGCAAATGAAGCAAGAAGCGTTGTTAAGAAAGTTGCCCGAAATGATGCAGCGCATTCAAGCGCTTGAGGCGGAGTTAAAAGCGTTAAAATCGTAG
- a CDS encoding ribose-phosphate pyrophosphokinase has protein sequence MDRQIKIFSGRSNRPLAEKIADYLSLSICDAEVGNFSDGEISAQYNESIRGSDLFIIQSTNPPAENLMELLILIDAAKRSSANRVTAVMPYYGYARQDRKDKPRVSITAKLIANLITKAGADRILTMDLHAAQIQGFFDIPFDHLYSSVVLVDHIKKMGLENLIIASPDVGGVKLARSYASRLGTDLVIVDKRRPRPNVAEVMNIIGDVRGKNVLLVDDLIDTAGTMVNAAQALKNAGAVSILAACTHPILSGKAVERISSSVIEKVIMTDTVVTDHADCDKFELVSVSALFGEAIKRIYDDASVSHLFETVKA, from the coding sequence ATGGATAGACAAATTAAAATTTTTTCGGGGCGAAGCAATCGCCCACTCGCTGAAAAGATCGCCGATTATTTATCACTTTCTATTTGTGATGCAGAGGTCGGAAATTTTTCAGATGGTGAAATCTCGGCACAGTACAACGAATCGATCCGAGGTTCTGATTTGTTCATTATTCAGTCTACAAATCCACCGGCAGAAAACCTGATGGAACTGCTCATTTTGATTGATGCAGCCAAACGCTCATCAGCCAACCGTGTAACAGCTGTGATGCCTTACTATGGCTATGCCCGCCAGGATCGTAAAGACAAACCACGCGTTTCCATTACAGCCAAGCTAATTGCAAATTTGATTACCAAAGCTGGCGCAGATCGTATTTTAACAATGGATTTGCATGCGGCACAAATTCAAGGATTTTTCGACATTCCTTTTGATCATCTTTATTCCTCCGTTGTTCTTGTAGACCACATCAAAAAAATGGGCTTGGAAAACCTGATTATAGCGTCTCCAGACGTCGGCGGTGTAAAGCTAGCTCGTTCCTATGCTTCAAGACTTGGAACAGATTTGGTTATTGTAGATAAACGTCGCCCGCGCCCAAATGTGGCTGAAGTAATGAACATCATTGGAGACGTCAGAGGGAAAAATGTGCTCCTCGTCGATGACCTTATCGACACTGCTGGGACTATGGTTAATGCCGCGCAAGCACTGAAAAATGCTGGGGCTGTTTCCATTCTTGCCGCTTGTACGCATCCGATTCTCTCAGGAAAAGCCGTTGAGAGAATTTCATCTTCCGTTATCGAAAAAGTGATTATGACCGATACAGTTGTCACTGACCATGCCGATTGTGACAAATTTGAGCTTGTTTCCGTAAGCGCCTTGTTTGGTGAGGCGATCAAGCGCATTTATGATGACGCTTCCGTCAGTCATCTTTTCGAAACTGTGAAAGCCTAA
- a CDS encoding 50S ribosomal protein L25/general stress protein Ctc, protein MQTIVLEAERRMPGKKSDLKQLRANGNVPATLYHKGEPSISLSVKEQSLRKVIYTTESHIINLRFTDGTEKPSVMKDYQFNPLTDSITHADFQLLKSDEYVEVEVPILFTGNPVGVVKGGMVQATLHKLEIRCLPSDMPEHITVDISSMDMGESLHVGELSSKIQEKIEFTVLTDSHAPVISVLAPRVVADAAPVAPEA, encoded by the coding sequence ATGCAAACGATTGTACTTGAAGCCGAGCGCCGGATGCCCGGTAAAAAAAGTGATTTGAAACAGCTTCGCGCAAATGGGAATGTTCCAGCTACGCTATATCACAAAGGAGAACCCTCTATTTCACTCTCTGTTAAAGAGCAGTCTCTTCGCAAAGTTATATATACAACTGAGTCTCATATTATAAACTTGCGCTTCACCGATGGAACTGAAAAACCTTCGGTTATGAAAGATTATCAATTTAATCCATTAACAGACAGCATTACTCACGCAGACTTTCAGCTTCTGAAATCAGATGAGTATGTAGAAGTCGAAGTCCCTATTCTCTTTACGGGCAACCCTGTTGGCGTTGTTAAAGGTGGAATGGTTCAAGCAACGCTTCATAAACTGGAAATTCGTTGCTTGCCTTCAGACATGCCGGAACATATTACCGTAGACATTTCATCCATGGATATGGGTGAGTCATTACATGTTGGAGAACTGAGCAGCAAAATTCAAGAGAAAATCGAATTTACCGTACTGACTGACTCACACGCGCCGGTTATTTCAGTATTAGCACCACGCGTAGTTGCCGACGCAGCGCCAGTTGCTCCTGAAGCATAA
- a CDS encoding response regulator, whose product MQTNNKKTVLVVDDEELIRELLYDVLEGEYEVLLAEDGEQALKKYEINSSQIDAVITDLIMPRMRGDKLLEKLREKNPSLPVIIITGFEKEIDVIKILQEPKVAFIHKPFDIEQLLSQLESLM is encoded by the coding sequence ATGCAAACCAACAATAAGAAGACCGTTTTAGTGGTTGATGATGAAGAACTAATACGGGAGTTGCTATATGATGTGTTAGAAGGGGAGTATGAAGTGCTCTTAGCTGAAGATGGTGAGCAAGCGTTGAAAAAGTACGAGATAAATTCGTCTCAAATTGATGCGGTGATTACAGATTTAATAATGCCGAGAATGCGTGGAGACAAGCTGTTAGAAAAGCTTCGGGAAAAAAATCCAAGTTTGCCTGTAATTATTATCACAGGATTTGAAAAGGAAATTGACGTCATTAAAATATTGCAAGAGCCTAAAGTCGCGTTTATTCATAAGCCGTTTGATATTGAGCAGCTATTGAGTCAATTGGAAAGCTTGATGTAG
- a CDS encoding ABC transporter permease, producing the protein MLKKKIVPDPLDKENQTTAERKLGFLERLIPGYRFIQRGQYKSGILTLTVAFSFVLLAAFRIQLIVGSLKSFFLSAFLAILSWSEFIDIFSADILEFWIGAFYLIFILTIIYRSSHKALLKPQLPKSSEQSFSQWQLAWKEFLKKKVALSALFIAFLLYTIAFLAPFLAPYAPNSQKDFIVTAYQPPLSKFDVLVFQEEKKSFIPLRQDRSLTATVANELIRQNEWLRLRGNTAEFEFVNAYQIEGTSVVYKQGSRVKSEPLTSFRDHDKLAKTASNENLPFVEQRTFLLGTDQYGRDIFSRVIYGSRISLSIGFLVVLIAVTLGTILGVVSGYFGGFTDGLIMRFVDILIAFPGLFLILIIISAFGNSIFLIVLTLSFTGWMGVSRLVRGQILSLKEQEFILAAKALGLSNARIIFRHLVPNSLTPVIVAATLRIGSIILTEAGLSFLGLGVQPPTASWGNIINEGRDNLLNHWWISTFPGLSIVLTVVCFNLIGDGIRDAIDPRMRD; encoded by the coding sequence TTGCTAAAGAAAAAAATCGTTCCAGACCCGTTGGACAAGGAAAATCAAACTACAGCTGAACGCAAACTAGGATTTTTAGAACGGCTCATTCCCGGATATAGATTTATTCAAAGAGGGCAATACAAATCAGGCATTCTGACACTCACCGTTGCCTTTAGTTTCGTTCTTCTTGCAGCATTTAGAATTCAGTTGATTGTTGGCAGCCTAAAATCTTTTTTCCTATCCGCGTTTTTGGCAATTCTATCATGGAGCGAATTTATTGATATTTTCTCTGCCGACATTTTAGAATTTTGGATCGGGGCATTTTACCTCATCTTTATACTTACCATTATTTACCGCTCGTCGCATAAAGCACTTTTAAAACCACAGCTACCAAAATCATCGGAACAGAGTTTTAGCCAATGGCAACTGGCGTGGAAGGAATTTCTGAAAAAAAAAGTGGCGCTAAGTGCTCTTTTTATTGCATTTCTACTTTATACAATTGCGTTCTTAGCTCCGTTTCTCGCGCCTTACGCACCAAATTCACAAAAGGACTTCATCGTTACGGCCTACCAACCGCCTCTTTCTAAATTTGATGTTTTGGTTTTTCAAGAAGAAAAGAAAAGCTTCATTCCACTCCGACAAGACCGCTCACTCACAGCAACTGTTGCCAACGAACTGATTCGCCAAAATGAATGGCTGCGGCTCAGAGGAAATACGGCAGAGTTCGAATTTGTCAACGCCTATCAAATTGAAGGCACATCTGTTGTTTATAAGCAAGGCTCTCGAGTTAAATCAGAGCCGCTCACGAGCTTTCGAGACCATGATAAGCTCGCCAAAACAGCTTCTAATGAAAATCTGCCATTTGTGGAGCAACGAACATTTTTGTTAGGCACAGATCAATATGGACGCGATATTTTTAGCAGGGTGATTTATGGTTCTCGAATTTCTCTCTCTATTGGATTTCTGGTTGTACTTATTGCCGTTACTTTGGGAACGATTCTTGGCGTCGTTTCTGGCTATTTTGGCGGGTTTACGGACGGTCTTATCATGCGCTTTGTGGATATTTTGATCGCATTTCCGGGGTTATTTTTAATCTTAATTATTATTTCGGCTTTTGGGAATTCTATTTTTTTGATAGTCCTCACCTTATCTTTCACGGGTTGGATGGGCGTTTCAAGATTAGTTAGGGGACAAATTCTTTCTTTGAAAGAGCAAGAGTTTATTTTAGCAGCGAAAGCGCTTGGCCTGTCAAATGCAAGAATCATATTCAGGCATTTAGTTCCAAATTCCCTAACGCCTGTTATTGTAGCTGCAACGCTCAGAATTGGCAGCATTATTCTAACAGAAGCCGGTCTTTCTTTTCTTGGACTTGGCGTGCAACCGCCGACCGCCAGTTGGGGAAATATCATCAACGAGGGACGCGATAATCTGTTAAATCATTGGTGGATTTCAACTTTTCCAGGCCTTTCAATTGTGCTCACAGTAGTTTGTTTCAACCTCATCGGAGATGGTATCCGCGATGCGATCGATCCCAGAATGAGAGATTAA
- a CDS encoding cytochrome C assembly family protein gives MQIIEFLLSLFVFILYLATASFYLIHFFTDSAWSLKAKRPLLIATFSAHLIFISALTAMNGYIPIASLYQIMTMIALTLSFVYLIIEFKTEAHETGGFVISLATLFQMISTIYFSTVKSIDPAIKNWIIEVHILTAFLGYSAIFIAGIYGMLYLILYRQIQSNHFGLLYQRLPNLEIMEKMSYTSIVHGFFFMSVAIVAGLIEIPRTHQSPSLLLTDPKLIGVLIIWTSYGIGLLVKIKLGWNGRKMAILFVAGLVLTFFSITFFNLFSARFH, from the coding sequence ATGCAAATTATAGAGTTTTTGCTGTCGCTATTTGTTTTTATCCTGTATTTAGCAACAGCGTCTTTTTATCTGATTCATTTTTTCACGGATTCCGCGTGGTCACTTAAGGCCAAGCGCCCATTGCTCATCGCCACGTTTTCAGCTCACCTCATCTTTATTAGTGCGCTAACAGCGATGAACGGGTACATTCCCATCGCATCGCTATATCAAATTATGACTATGATAGCACTGACGCTATCGTTCGTTTATTTAATTATAGAGTTTAAAACGGAAGCTCACGAGACTGGCGGTTTTGTCATTTCTTTGGCAACCCTATTTCAAATGATTTCCACGATTTACTTTTCAACGGTTAAAAGCATCGATCCCGCAATTAAAAATTGGATCATAGAAGTGCACATCCTAACAGCTTTTTTGGGATACAGCGCTATTTTTATCGCCGGAATTTATGGAATGCTTTATCTGATTTTATATCGCCAAATTCAATCGAACCATTTCGGCCTGCTCTACCAACGCTTGCCGAACCTGGAAATCATGGAAAAAATGAGTTATACATCAATTGTCCATGGTTTTTTTTTCATGTCAGTCGCGATTGTGGCTGGACTCATTGAAATTCCAAGAACGCACCAAAGCCCATCCCTTTTGCTAACAGATCCGAAACTCATTGGAGTGCTGATTATTTGGACTTCTTATGGAATTGGGTTGTTGGTAAAAATCAAATTGGGCTGGAATGGCAGAAAAATGGCAATATTGTTTGTAGCAGGCTTAGTATTAACATTTTTTTCAATCACGTTTTTTAATCTTTTTTCGGCCAGATTTCACTAA
- the hemA gene encoding glutamyl-tRNA reductase codes for MNLIAVGVNHNTAPIELREKISLTDSMARSLLTELIDSKLASEALVLSTCNRTELYVVPAMPEVTANYLKDYLIAHKGVRKEVTRDHFFNYFACGAARHFYNVACAIDSLILGEVQIIGQVKTAYNRAVEMKTVGPILNKMCHTGFGLANRVRSKTKLTAGAVSVSYAAVELTQKIYSDVSTKNILLVGAGDTAKLAAKNLLDKRVRDFYITNRTYEKAELLAQELGTGKILPLEEMTERLHEFDIVVTAVGGNDHIIKKEHVAAAMQKRHRDPILILDLGLPRNVAPEVGQVNNVFLKDIDDLKMIIDSNLEKRRAEIPKVKHFIQKELIEYARWYFSLEVKPTIVDLQEKFFEIKALELARIKNKVSAEEYERMEQLSDRIIKKLLHFPITTLKQQTADTTDPVSFIRNIFDLKEQEEEFPGLTFPINLKEQNNN; via the coding sequence ATGAACTTGATCGCCGTAGGAGTAAATCATAACACCGCGCCTATTGAGCTTCGCGAAAAGATATCACTTACCGATTCAATGGCTCGCAGTCTACTTACCGAGCTTATTGACAGTAAGCTTGCGTCCGAAGCTTTAGTACTTTCTACTTGTAATCGTACGGAACTTTATGTAGTTCCCGCCATGCCTGAAGTTACGGCAAATTATTTGAAGGATTACCTCATCGCTCACAAAGGGGTTCGTAAAGAAGTTACTCGCGATCACTTTTTCAATTATTTTGCTTGTGGCGCTGCTCGGCATTTTTATAATGTCGCTTGTGCCATCGATTCCTTAATTCTCGGGGAAGTACAAATTATTGGCCAGGTTAAAACAGCTTATAATCGAGCTGTTGAGATGAAAACGGTCGGGCCAATTCTCAACAAGATGTGTCACACCGGGTTTGGTTTAGCAAATCGTGTTCGTAGTAAAACCAAGCTTACCGCTGGTGCAGTTTCTGTAAGCTATGCAGCTGTAGAGCTAACCCAAAAGATTTATTCTGATGTTTCTACAAAAAACATCTTGCTTGTTGGCGCGGGCGACACGGCCAAACTTGCTGCGAAAAATCTTTTAGATAAACGTGTCCGTGATTTTTATATCACCAACCGTACTTACGAAAAAGCAGAACTTCTTGCACAAGAATTAGGCACTGGCAAAATATTGCCATTAGAAGAAATGACGGAGCGCTTACATGAATTTGACATTGTTGTAACCGCTGTTGGTGGAAATGACCATATTATTAAAAAAGAGCATGTCGCCGCTGCGATGCAAAAACGCCATCGCGATCCGATTTTGATCCTTGACTTGGGTTTGCCGCGCAACGTTGCACCAGAAGTCGGACAAGTTAACAATGTGTTCCTTAAAGACATTGACGACTTGAAAATGATTATCGACAGCAATCTTGAGAAGCGACGCGCCGAAATTCCAAAAGTCAAGCATTTCATCCAAAAAGAATTGATTGAATACGCTCGCTGGTACTTCTCACTTGAGGTTAAACCGACTATTGTGGATCTTCAAGAGAAATTCTTTGAAATCAAAGCCCTTGAACTGGCGCGCATTAAAAATAAAGTTTCTGCTGAAGAGTATGAACGTATGGAACAACTCTCAGATAGAATTATCAAAAAGCTGCTTCACTTCCCTATCACAACACTGAAACAACAGACTGCCGATACAACTGATCCAGTCTCGTTTATTAGAAACATCTTTGATCTAAAAGAACAAGAGGAAGAATTTCCTGGACTAACATTTCCAATCAACCTTAAAGAGCAGAATAATAATTGA
- the hemC gene encoding hydroxymethylbilane synthase has protein sequence MKKALIIGTRSSPLALWQAEFIKAELSKHYPSLDISLRHIKTTGDKILDAPLAKIGDKGLFTREIEHVMLRNEIDLAVHSLKDLPTETPEGLVITAITEREDNRDVLISKGKYTLKTLPQGAIVATSSLRRRSQLLHLRPDLEVIDMRGNLNTRFKRFEEGDAEAMLLAFAGVHRLEFSEHIAEIISFDDILPAVGQGALGIETRIDDEETRELLKVLNHAETELCTKCERSLLRTLEGGCQIPIGAHARIENGTFHFATYVGSIDGKRAIKKSLSRENVTTVEEAEQIGIEVADAARAAGANEILCEIRTDNA, from the coding sequence TTGAAAAAGGCATTAATTATTGGCACAAGATCCAGCCCATTAGCGCTTTGGCAGGCTGAGTTTATTAAAGCGGAATTATCAAAACATTACCCGTCGCTTGACATATCACTTCGTCATATAAAAACAACTGGCGATAAAATCTTAGATGCTCCTCTTGCTAAGATTGGTGATAAGGGTCTTTTTACCCGGGAAATTGAGCATGTCATGCTTCGCAATGAAATTGATTTAGCGGTTCATAGCTTAAAAGACTTACCGACGGAAACGCCGGAAGGGTTGGTGATTACTGCTATCACCGAGCGCGAAGATAACCGCGATGTGCTCATCTCAAAAGGAAAATACACACTCAAAACTTTACCGCAAGGAGCTATTGTTGCAACAAGCAGCTTGCGTCGTCGTTCTCAGTTGTTGCACCTTCGTCCTGATCTTGAAGTCATCGACATGAGAGGCAACTTGAACACTCGCTTTAAGCGTTTTGAGGAAGGCGATGCTGAAGCAATGTTGCTTGCATTTGCTGGTGTCCATCGCTTGGAGTTCTCAGAACACATCGCTGAAATTATTTCCTTTGATGATATCTTGCCTGCCGTTGGACAAGGCGCATTAGGCATAGAAACACGAATCGACGATGAAGAAACTCGCGAGCTTCTTAAAGTCTTGAACCACGCGGAAACGGAACTTTGCACCAAATGCGAACGCAGCCTTCTCAGAACTTTAGAAGGTGGCTGTCAAATCCCAATCGGTGCACATGCAAGAATTGAAAATGGCACTTTCCATTTCGCTACTTATGTCGGTTCTATTGATGGCAAACGCGCTATCAAAAAGTCACTTTCACGTGAAAATGTGACAACCGTTGAAGAAGCAGAGCAAATCGGAATCGAAGTAGCCGATGCTGCACGTGCCGCTGGAGCAAACGAGATTCTATGTGAAATTCGCACAGACAACGCATGA
- a CDS encoding uroporphyrinogen-III synthase yields MKTVLVTRPKDQAGSLIAALSKFNLGCELFPTIEIAAVPGWSLPGLSGYAGIFFTSVNSVNYLCTPLQKDFPEFAREINKLKVFAVGVKTAKALAKFNISTEELPSQAYATDLMAMIKPEEIQNNKFLFIRGTLSLGIIPAEISKHGGLCDEITVYENKIATPPPDELVRIKSLLEQGKIDCIVFTSPSTAINFFQLLNIQSLPEKTKVASIGTTTSGALTDMNIATDIMPDYSTSEGLAEAIANSLY; encoded by the coding sequence ATGAAGACAGTTTTAGTTACTCGCCCAAAAGACCAAGCCGGCTCTCTTATAGCAGCTCTTTCAAAATTCAATTTGGGTTGCGAACTTTTTCCAACTATTGAAATTGCTGCTGTTCCCGGTTGGTCTTTGCCGGGGCTTTCCGGTTACGCAGGGATTTTCTTTACCAGCGTCAATAGCGTCAATTACTTATGCACACCGCTACAAAAAGATTTTCCCGAATTTGCCCGCGAAATTAATAAGCTCAAAGTTTTTGCTGTTGGAGTGAAAACGGCCAAAGCTTTAGCGAAGTTTAACATCTCTACCGAGGAACTTCCATCTCAGGCTTACGCAACTGATTTGATGGCTATGATAAAGCCAGAAGAAATTCAGAACAATAAATTTTTGTTTATCCGTGGCACACTTTCGTTAGGAATCATTCCTGCAGAAATTAGCAAGCACGGAGGCCTTTGCGATGAAATCACCGTTTACGAAAACAAAATAGCTACTCCTCCACCCGACGAATTAGTCAGAATCAAATCTTTATTAGAACAAGGAAAAATTGATTGTATCGTTTTTACAAGTCCGTCCACCGCAATTAATTTTTTCCAACTTCTCAATATTCAGTCACTTCCTGAAAAGACAAAAGTTGCGTCTATCGGGACGACAACCTCTGGCGCCCTTACAGACATGAATATCGCAACCGATATTATGCCAGATTACTCAACCTCAGAGGGACTTGCCGAAGCCATTGCGAACAGTCTTTATTAA